A stretch of DNA from Peromyscus eremicus chromosome 18, PerEre_H2_v1, whole genome shotgun sequence:
tcagactccTAAACCTGTGTTGTGtcaacataaatacacacacacacacacacacacacacacacacacacacactcaaacatacacatgaatgaatgaataaattaatgaataataaataaatgagtgcaaaagtcattttaaaaaatagagctaTCAATGATGCACATATAACATCTGTGGATATGTATTCAGAATTCACAACAGGATCCTCAAGTCATAACTGGGTGCACATTACATCATCCTTCACAAGAATCAAGATGCACAAACAACTTTAATATCCATTGAGAGGTtagtggataaataaaatgtgtcacATATATACcggatattatttttatttttggatattATTCAGcataaaacaataagaaaatattGCCATATGATATGACAAAGATGAACTTCGAAGACACTATACAAAATCAAGTAGGCTAGCTCGATAATAACACTGCATTTCTCCATAATCATACAATAAATGTTGCTGTGCATGGATGGAGAGTTGGTAGAATATGCATCTgctatttaaatgtttaattatgACAGATGAATATCTTCTACAGAGATATACTGTATAACACTGCACTTATAGTTGACACCATTATGTtgtacatttaattttttgaggagaTTAGATTTATTGCTAAGCATATAAaccaactttttttaaaaaaactaataaaactaAATGGAAGAAGAAACTTTGTGGCAGTAACTGTTTATTACCTTGACTGTGCTAATGTTTGCATGGATGTGTACATGCAGCAAACTATATGAAATTACATTTTAACTATGTGGACTATCTTATATATCAATTATGCCTCAATACAGCTGTTAAAAATTGTGAACAATTTAAAATTACAAGCACTGCAGTCTGTATGGAATTATCTATTTATAACAGATTACCTATTTTATGCATGATGGAAGAAAAGTAGCAGATATGAAATTATTgtgcaataaaaacacaaaggaaaccaGCCCAAATGGAGCCATGTACAAGAATCTCCCATACCTAAGTCTCAGGATGCATTTTGAAAGAGTTGGTAggaagactgtaggagccagaggatcagggaagtGATCCAGAGATCCAGAAGCTTAGCGCATGAAGTCTACCAACATGATTGCCCAAATGAACTCAACAAAGATGATACCAAAAAACATGTCAAAAGGATGGGGAAAAAACAAGGAGGCTTCAGCCTGacacaaagaactataagcaaTTGAGGAAAGATGGACACAGGAGATGTGGTaatccccagggaaaagcacaacAATTAGCTGTCTAGTGGCAATTGGTCATCCttgaaaacaaacatacaagtaacattgtatggATTGAGCAGGTTATTtgtaggaatatatatatgtatgtatttacatatcaatgcatgtaagaaaaataatagtaaaaaaagaGGCAACAAACTTGAATAAGAATGGAGAGGGGTATATGGAAGGTTTAGGagataggaaagagaagagagaaatgtaatttATTGTAACCTAAAggcaaaattaaaacaataaaaaaggaaacaagaggAGCTGCAAGTGCAATGCACAACGAGTCCTGGTGCATAGAAGGCACTGTCCTCACCTCCTCAGCTAAGCAGGAATCCGTAGATCTTCCATGTCTTTATTACATTTTCAATCATTCAGATTGTATTTGTCTTCATTGACATctattttcaatgtttatttgGTAAACAATTTTTTTATATAATGCAATGCACAAATCTTGTCAAAATTAGACTGAGACACCTGAAATGAAGACAAGAAAATTAGCGAGGACACAGTTTAGAAATAGATGACTCCATCAAGGACACAATTCAGACAGAGATGACTCCATCAAGGACACAGTTTAGAAATAGCTGACTCCATCAAGGACACAATTCAGACAGAGATGACTCCATCAAGGACACAGTTCAGACACAGATGACCCCATCAAGGACACAGTTCAGACACAGATAACCCATCATGCCCTTTGGTGTGAGAAGCTTTCAGAGAGGATTTGTCAGGAGACACAGGTTGGTCCCTCCTTTAAGAAATGTCcttataaaaatagaattattttattgaaaccCTGGCAACCAGCAAAAAGACAccttgttggtggtggtgttcttATATCAGTCAGGGGCAGAGCAGATGACAGTCCTTTGTTCATCTTAGCTTGATGCCTGGCTTGGTGGCCAAAGCTGTTTCATGCCTAGGGCACATAAAATCCTGATGCCACTGTTACTAATATTTAAACCTAGTGATTATTCTGAACCATCTGGGTGCTGATGGAAGTGAGAAATTAAAAAACTAAcaatgaagccaggcagtggtggcgcacgcctttaatcccagcacttgggaggcggagccaggtggatctctgtgagttcaaggccagcctggactaccaagtgagttccaggaaaggcgcaaagctacacagagaaaccctgtctcgaaaaacaaaacaaaacaaaacaaaaaactaacaatgaGAGCCCTGGATATccaggggttttttttgtgtgtgtttgtgtgttttgtttgcatatggTCTAAGGGTGGAGCTCCATAGTGGAACATTTACCCAGCATGAGAAAGTATTGGATTCTGTGGCAGggatataataaataaacatggtGGATATGTCATTATGTTCATAATCCTAGCCTTTGGAATGTGATGGTAGGATGGAGGTTATGAGTTCTAAGCCATGAGAGCTGGCCTGACTTTTAGACGGCTGCcacctgtggtggtggtgggggagttCTTAAGAAGAGGATTGAACGgacatctgtttccagcaggtaaaGGATAGAAAAATTCCCATAAACTACCTGGTATCGCTCCAGCTGACATAGATGTCTCTTTTTGTGTTCAGCAAAAAAATGTTATTGCCCATTTATTAGAGTAATAActgtaattgaaaaaaatttacaaaCAGGAAATTACTcttttttctaatatatttaattaaaatagaatcacATCACCTTCACTTCCCCCTCTACTCCCTGTGAGAATAATAATCAATAAATTATTCTTAAACGtgtattttgctttttgttattaATTAAATCACTATAAAATAATCAGAATCACAACAAATACAATAATATTCTACAAACACTaacctgaaaaaataaatatttttctggtGATTTGCTATCATGACCATAGATAAAATTCTATTTTGCAACATTAAGTAAGTTGTAAATTAAGTTTCATGTTCAGTTACAAAATGAATATCTCCCTTTTCGATTTagcatattattttttctttttcaattatttctattttttgagaaCTTTATAACTCCAATGTACTTCTTATAGATTATTCCCATATCATATTACTAAATTTCCTATGTCTCACTTAAGAAATGATAGCAACagatataaaaatacaatatattcaTTCTCTAACACCATCAAAGAAAAAGtcacaatatatatgtatatacaagtacagacacataaacatacatgtaagtctatatgtgtatatatttgcataACACATACATGAATTAACAAGGAGGTTCAATGTCTTAATCTTTCCAAAAATATGCATGATGTAATGGATGTATTTATTACTTGAAATATATAAGctataattaaaaattacttCATTTGTAATTTTATCATATAAAGTTAGAAACCACTGCATAATGATCATGCTCATAAATTCATTAAGTGAATTTTAACATGAGTACAGTAAATGCATTAAGAATAGCATACACTTTTGTTTCTGAGATGAACTAAAACAAGGACTCATGTTCATGAGTTTTATGTCTGAAATTGTCCCATGTTTCATTTGTAATCTATATCACATCAGTGTTTTTGAGGCAAATACCTTTCTCACAAGATCCTTAAAGGCTTGTTTCACCTGCTGGTTCCTTAAAGTGTAGATAAAAGGATTCAGCATGGGAGCAACAGAGGTGATGAGCATAGCCACCCCCTTTGTCAAGGCAACCCCAGCCTTGGCAGATGTTTTTACATACATGAAGATGCAGCTTCCATAGGATATGGAGATAACAATCATGTGTGAGGAGCAGGTTGAGAaggccttttttctttgtttggttgaAGGAAATTTCAGAATAGTTATGAGGATAAAGATGTAAGAGACAATTATCAGCATCAGCGTAGTCATAAGCGTGATCAAAGCCAATATAAAGCTCATGAGCTCTAGAGTGCTTGTGTCTGTGCAGGAGATTTGGAGCAAAGGAGCAGAGTCACATGTGAAGTGGTCAATAATGTTAGAGTCACAGAAATCTAGTTCTAAGCCCATGGCCAATGGTGGAAAAATTACCAAGAAACCAGCCAGCCAGGAGCTGATGATGAGCTGATGGCAGATCTTTTTACTGATGATGGTTGTATAGTGGAGTGGCTTGCAGATAGCCACATAGCGATCATAGGACATGGATGCCAGAAGGAAAAACTCTGTTGAgccaaggaaaatgaagaaaaatagttGAGCAACACAAGCATTATAGGAGATTGATTTGTCTCCAGTTAGGATACTGACCAAAAACCTAGGGTTACAGACAGAAGTAAAAGAAATTTCCAAGAAGGAGAAATTCCTGAGGAAGAAATACATGGGGGTCTTCAGGTGGGAATCCAGCAGAGTGAGTATGATGATGGTTAAATTTCCAGTAATGCTCAGCACAtatgtgaaaaacagaaaaaagaaaatcacaaccTGAAGCTCAGGATCATCTGTCAGACCCAGGAGGATGAAGTATGTCACTGATGTTCTGTTTCTCATCCCTGGTGGTCAGTCTACAGCAAATCTGATAAAATCAACACAGAAAACAAGGAGACAAGAACATGAGCCACAAGACAAgcataaatctctctctctctctctctctctctctctctctctctctctctctctctctctctcactgtgtgtgtgtatgttttgtgtgtgtgatgttgtcAACATTTCAAGTACATCTTTGAAGATActttttttatgtttaaagtCAGTCTATTCTATATTTTTATTCTGCCACTATCTatcacttttacttttttttaaaatgtactaatTTCATTATTGGCATCATTATGCTTTTCCTGTGTTATCTTTTCTATTAAACAAATTGTGGAAACCAGTGGTCAACTTATACTATATCTACAAGGATAGTATAAACATCAAactagaaaaagtaaataatgtaattaatattttctcaacaaaacaataaaatcaacaAGTGTCATTAtggtttttgtattttaaaaagttaaataatatccctctttaaaaaaatccacctTAATTATTCATTTAATACATATTTAAGTTGTAAGTTTTTCAAGttaactaatatatatattaattaaattgAAATACGTATCAGTTACATATATGAAACAGCTATAAAAAGGGCTGCATGAGAAGACGTAAATAAAGATAAAGCATTgtacagaaataattaaaatatccaTTTAAAGTATTGATAGTTAAAGTGAAAGGTCAAACAAAGAGTAATATGCTTAGCTCCCTtaaaccaaaatctataccaTAGTCCTGTAGCACAAAGAGAAATCACTGTTTATGTCTCTCCTCCCACAAAGCTCGGCTCCTCACAGCACCCCTGATACTTAATATGGAAACATGCAGTGAAACATCTTTTTCATATGTTTTCTAATATCATCCAACATCTAGGATCCTGACATATTGCTTACAATATTTTAACAACATATCTCTAGATGGGAGTTTTATTGCTATAAAAATATTCAGATTATCCCAATATTTCCCAAAGGGATGTTGCTAATATGTTTCCCCAGGGAAAAAATTAACAGCATTTATACTATGTTTGCAACACATAACTTCAAAAATATTCTACAAAGTGTGGAAATGCATAATGACTTCTGGGATAAATAATAATAGGACACTAATGTATACAAGTAAAAGATTACTTCTAGCAATCACATTTAATTGGTTGATTATGTGACCTACATACCAGGTGATTGCAGAACTTACCTGCAAGGAGTTAGCAAAGCGTTTGTGAAAGAATAAGATCTAACAACAAAAAGTTACCTTCTCACGCTGATTTTTATAGGACAGTGCTGAAATTAGGCTACATCCTACTCTCTGTTACTCCATATTCTATAAGACAGTATTGGAAATTTTTAGGCTGGGCCTTGCCCTGAGACTCCATTTCATAAGCAGCTTTTGATTCCATTTTGAGGGTGCAGGATAATTATGGCATAGTGACACAAAACCTGTGTTATCCTCAACTCAAGGAGAAATCAGTTTAAAACATGAAAGTAAAGCTGTAATAGAGTTTTACTGAGAAAATACAGCAGGCCTTGAACCTGCTTTGTAGCCAAGAATTGAACTGCTTATCTCCCTTCCCTCatcacccaagtgctgggatcataggcaggACCACCATgttttgttcaatatattttcCACAGTTTGCCATAGttacatttatatacacattAACTAAAGATGAGTTTGTTCTATTTTCATTTGAGAATTTGTGGCAAATAATATACTTTGAGatcctttaaatatttttctgatCTGACATTTTTCAAAGGGAACATGATACATTCGATCACCATTTCTCCCCAAATCAGatggttttgtgtttcttatcTTGACCTACTTAGCTTTTCATACTGTTAAGTCATGTTAGGGATTGTGTTTAAAACATGGACCCCTGTATATTTTATGGAGACTGTAGACTATTGCTAAGTGAATTATTTTTGCAACCATTTACACTATAAGTGAATGGATTATATATCTAATGTTTAAAATCAGACATTAAAACCTAGTGAGTAACCTGCCTACACAGCACTGAGAAGTCTATTGGAATGTTTCATTTCTTGGTTAAAATACATATTCAAGTTATCAGTTATATTATGGTTATCTGTTAATTGGTCTAGCCAAAAAACTGTTTTCCATAATTTCATATACTATCATTGATATGGTCCTATCCCATAAACacaaaattttattattcattttttgcatttccttttagtgtgtatttgtgtgaatgtGCTGCTATGTGCACACTCTCAGAATATGGATGATGGTGCACAATCTTTATGACTCAGCTCACTCCTCCACCATGatggttctaggaattgaactcatgtcttcaggTTTAATGAAAAGCTTTATATGCAGAGCCATCACTGCCCTTTTATCCTTAATGAAACCTATTTTTTGGCCTCAGTATTCttctctgaacccagagctcactgacttGACTCAGATATGATTAACtgtcagtgagtcccagggattcacctgtctcttcATCTTAGATAACCAGATTGCAAACACACATCATCATGCAAGGCATTTTCCATAGGTTCTGGGGGTTggactcatgtcctcatgcttacacGGGAAACCCTTTATCCAACTAAGCAGTGACAACAgctctatatttttaattatattatctTTACCTATGCTCTTTGGTTTACACACAATATGAATGTTAATTGTTAATCTCTGGATTTCTCAAggatttcatattattttttatattttcatgtccACCAAATAGTGTGTACTACTTGCATTTGTTATTTGAAAAGTTGAAAGATGAACAATGCATGTTTGAACTGTTTGTTTTAGCTCCAGCAGGTGTACACTTAGATATTTATTCCCATGTTAAATGGATTTCTATAAACCTTGGGTTAGTACCCTACGACTTCCTGAACTACTTACTCCTGATCTCACTTCATTTATATGATGCTGAATTGTATGTAAAAATAAAGGCACTGGATTATTCCTGGCAACTTTGATTGTGTGCTTTATTTCAAGAGGTGATCTTCTCCAGACCAGACATATCAGCCTCTTACAATCTCTTTATTTATCATGGATATGTAGCAAagaccagagttctgttcccagcacccatgtcaggcagctcacaactgcctgtgactccagctttgATGCCTATGAGCATCCtaggcacttgcacacacatacatatacccacacacagacacgtgataaaaaataaaacaaatctttaaaaagtggcCCATACACATAGAAGATCATTGTTTCAAAGCTGTTTTCCTCATGTACATGCTGATGATCTCATTCTAtggaaaagagaataaaagtaaGTAGAAACTGAGCCCTTTAATGTTTTTTCTACTTTGAGAATATCATATTGTATCTATTGATCATATTCCTTACctttccccaactcttcccagaccaTCCCAGTTccatcttcttttcctctcttaagcacaaaacaaaaccacacacaggaaACGGAAAAAGAGTCCAATTTCTGTTGACAATAAATAGGCCTGCCCAGAAGAGTAAGTGATATACCCAGTGTTACtctactgaagaaaactgactttctatgtggtggtttgaaagaaaatggtccccaaagggagtagtATTATTAGGATGTGGGCTTGTacaaggaagtatgtcactgtgttgtgggctttaaggtctgaatgcatttttgcattatgatacggCTACAAGCCTTTGGTGGCCAGggtgtggaatgtggtggtttgaaagaaaatggcccccaaaggaagtggcactattaggactattaggagatgtggctttgttggaataggtattgAGTGGtcctgttggaagaagtgtgtcactcgagggtgggctttgaagtcttcTTTGCTCAAGGTACACTCAGTGTGGTAGAagtttcacttcctgttgcctgtggatcaagaatTCTTAGctttttctccagcaccatgtctgcctgaacactacatgtcccaccatgatgaaaatggactaaacctctgaaaccattaGCCAActaagtgtttttctttataagagttttcacgccgggcggtggtggcgcacgcctttaatcccagcactcgggaggcagaggcaggcggatctctgtgagttcgaggccagcctgggctaccaagtgagtcccaggaaaggcacaaagctacacagagaaaccctgtctcgaaaaaccaaaaaaaaaaaaaaaaaaaaaaaaaagagttttcacGGTCACATGTCTCTTAACATAGAAAACCTAACAAAGACCCTATCCCAGTAGCTACTAATTGTGCATAAACTCTTGTCTAGGTATTAGACTTTGTGCTACTTACTCTACTCAATGCTAAGACATTTTTTTGGCTTGATCTTATGATCAAGATGGGTAGTATACATGCTGCCATAGCCTCTGTGGATTTATATGAGCATCTGCCTGTTGTGTTTGGAAAATGCTCTTTTCTTGAGAACTCTTCATAAAAACTACAAAGAAATATAGTTTTCTAAGCTTTGTAGCTAACTACATTGCAGAGTATGTTTTTGGGATCATTCACTTCCAAGCATCATTTGAATGAGCCTTATAGATCTTACTGTTGCATCTTTCATCTGTTGTTCCAACATggagcaagagtttccacctaaaacctgagagaatttAAAAAGAGATCCTAAAATGGAGCTAATAATAGGTTCCTAGTTCTTGTCTCTTATTACTGGCCGCTGTATAGAGACATATCACCTGGTCACAGCTGTTGCCTGTGGGCTTGTGAGCACAGCCTTGgacttaaaaacacaaatatactACCTAATACTGTAACCCAGAATTGGGGAGGCAAGAGTGACCCTTGGTACCTGTGCCATGTTGAAAAttggagccagcagccagggctgctgccgCTTTTGTCCTAGCCACACAGCTTAACAAACTCTCCTTgtcagaaaaggattacagatacacaataaaacagattcagatggaaaaaacctCTAAATAGGTCAcagtatgtataaaaatatacataggcttgtgagagaaaagaagggtagagaagtccttaaaaaaagaagtagtgtaattgaaaaaaaaaaaagccacagaaagATGGAAAACACAGAGTGCCTGAATACTGTATATTATTTTGTTGTCTtcgtgattttttttattaagagattttctattcattttatatatcaaccatggattccactgtcctctctcctcccacccctagcCTCCCCCCCttacccaccccccattcccatctcctccaaggcaaggtctcccctggggagtcagcagagcctgatatattcagctgaggcaggtccaagcccttcctccctgcaccacggctgagcaaagtgtctcaccataggcactaggttccaaaaagccggctcatgcactagggacaggtcctggtctcactgctttggggccccctaaacaattcaagctaaacaactgtctcacttatccagagagcctagttCAGTaccatggggctcctcagctattggttcacagttcatgtgtttcctctAGTTTGGCTGGTTGACTCTGTacattttccaatcatggtctcaatatctcttgctcatagaatccctcatTTCTCTTGTTGatgggactcctggagctccacctgggacccggcagtggatctctgcatctgcttccatcagttactggatgagggttctatgatgacagttagggtctTAGGCCATCCGATCACCGGAatagctcaggcaccctctggaccattgccagtagtctatagtggagtcatctttgtggattcctggggacctctctagcactctgcttctccctattcccatggtgtcttcatttatcatggtatctctttccttgttctcctactcTGTTTCTGATCCAGGTAGAACCTttcactcccctaagctctctttaccccgacccttgccctccattacccctcctcacccccagtttgctcatgtagatctcatccatttatcgtcgctgggcaatccctgtgtcttacctagggtcctccttactagctagcctccctggagctgtgaattgcagtctggtcatcctttgctttacatctagtatccacttatgagtgagtacttaccatgttgtctttctgagtcagggttacctgatgtaacccagactcagaaggtaCTCAAGTATTTAAACTGTGTCCTAGACAATGGTCACATGGTTTGTTCTGGTCTCCTCTCCTGGTCTCATCTCTGGGGGTCGGGAAAATCACCTTGGAACATTCTGTCCAATCAACTTGGTCTTTTACTCTTAATTCTGCTTACTGCATCTGCAGAGAGACTTAATATCAGGGGTATGGAAACCTTACAGTACCACccatatttaaaatttatcacCACACTTGAGTTAACCTAATCTGGACAATCCCTCAAAAATGCTCAGGGATTTGTGtccaaggtgattctagattctattAAGTTGAAGAGCAGTATAAACCACAGCAGCGATCAACATTAATTCACCAAGTGCCTCTTGGCACTGGTTCTTTGAGTGTGGCATCTATACATTTCAGTTGTATAAAGCTACATATCTTAATGTCTGGTTTTCTGTGTATATCCAACCTGATTATGAATGCCTACACAATTGTTCATATAGGTGAAGTCCTgtttacaaaattaaatattagaTTTAAATTCTCTGTGTTCATTGAATCATTGTGTTACTGGTGGTTGGGACTGTGGCCTGTTATTTTAGGTTCTTGGGCTCTTATTGAAGGGATTGAAAGAAAGGCTCACATATGATAAAGAATCAAGGGAACATTTCTCATAGCAGAGTGATAGTTAGACTTTAAAGGAATACATTGTCAAGATTGACCTAAGCACCCTGATTATTGTTTGAGGCTCCCTTTTGGGGTTCAAGAGAAGAAGTCTGCTGCTTAGGGGTGATTCTCTATTATGATTGTATTACATAAGCTCTTTGCACACTGTGAAAGTCCTTTTCCACAATTCATCTGACTTTAATAATATGCACACCTAATTATAGATAGGTATAATATGATATAGGTGATACTCCCTAAAATTCACTTAAAAGGACTTTGAGAGGACATGGTTTGCCTTATTGCTCAAGCTTCCAAAGCTTAttctggccaaatcatcccatctTTCT
This window harbors:
- the LOC131894911 gene encoding olfactory receptor 6C76, which gives rise to MRNRTSVTYFILLGLTDDPELQVVIFFFLFFTYVLSITGNLTIIILTLLDSHLKTPMYFFLRNFSFLEISFTSVCNPRFLVSILTGDKSISYNACVAQLFFFIFLGSTEFFLLASMSYDRYVAICKPLHYTTIISKKICHQLIISSWLAGFLVIFPPLAMGLELDFCDSNIIDHFTCDSAPLLQISCTDTSTLELMSFILALITLMTTLMLIIVSYIFILITILKFPSTKQRKKAFSTCSSHMIVISISYGSCIFMYVKTSAKAGVALTKGVAMLITSVAPMLNPFIYTLRNQQVKQAFKDLVRKVFASKTLM